The genome window TCAAATACACGAAGACGACGAGGATACCCGGAAAGCCAAAGTGGGTGATGTAATGTCTATTCACCTGAAACTGAAAAACAGCACGGATTCCGTTTTGCGGGATACGCAAAAAGAAGGAACGCCGATGAAACTGATCCTTCAGGTAGCTCCGTTCAAAGGAAGTTTCGAAGAAGGTTTGGCGATGCTGAGCAAAAACGACAGCGCGACCTTTTACGTTAACTCGGACTCCTTGTTCTCTAAATCAATGCAGGCACCGCCTCCAGGCATTGCCAAAGGATCAGATATCGCCTTTACAGTAAAAGTGGTTGACGTTCAGTCAGAAGAAGAATTTACGAAGGCCCAGGCTGCCCAGCAGGAAAAACAAAAAGGCGTTGATGACAAAATCATCACGGACTACGTAGCCAAAAACAAACTGGCAACGAAGAAAACGGCTTTGGGTGTATATTACGTTGTAAACCAGGCTGGTAGCGGAGCTAACGCCGCCAAAGGCGATGTCGTAAAAGTGAAATACACAGGTAAACTGTTGGACGGCAAAGTGTTCGATAGCTCAAATAACAACCCGCAGTCGGCAGCCGGGGTTGATTTCCCCTTAGGAGCTGGCATGGCCATTCCAGGCTGGGAAGAAGGTTTGACGCAGTTTAGCAAAGGCGGTAAAGGTACCATTATCATTCCTTCGCCACTGGCGTACGGTGACAAAGGTGCGGGTGGCGTTATTCCACCCAATGCCGTGATCATGTTTGATGTCGAAGTTGTTGACGTGAAGAAAGGCGCAGCGGCCCAGGCTCCGGGTATGGCTCCAGGCGGTAGATAATTCTAGAATTGATCCCTGCGAACCCGATACGATTGACGTGTCGGGTTCGTTGTTATAAGAGATACGGAATACTTATTCTTTCTAAATGCTATGAACGGATTATGGAAACAAGGTACTGTAGTCGCCATGTTTGCTTTGGCAGCCATGCAGATCTCTTGTCAGCCGGATGCAGGGGAAGCATACAACAGTCGCAAGCTCCGCGAAAACAGAGCCGACATTGAAGCTTATATAAACGACCAAAAACTGCAGACCCAGCAGACGGCAAGTGGACTTTACTATACCATAACGCAGGCTAATGCGAATGGACAGGTGCCCAAAGTTGGTGATCAGGTTCAGTTTCTGTACGTGAAAAGTCGCCTGGATGGTGTCGTTGTGGATAGTTCCGTGACTACCACCCCGGGAACAATTATCAGCAACGATTATTTTTACTACCGGACAGGAGGTGCAAACCAGCCTTATCCAATCGGGTTGTACGAGGGTTTGTTGATGCTGAAAGAAGGGGAGCGGGCTACCCTGCTAATGCCCTTTAATTTGCAGAACCAGAACCAGGGCAATCTACTTTTGCCCGCATTTTCGCCCGCTCGTTACGATGTGCGCGTAATAAACGTGCGGACAGAAGACGAGCAGATTAACGATTACGTAACGGCTCAGAAATTGACAAACGTTGAAAAAACCAGTACGGGTTTGCGGGTGGCAATGACAAAAACGTATCCTGATTCGGCGCAAGTAAAAACCGGTCAGACGGTATATGTAAAATATACGGGTCGTTTGTTGAATGGTACCCAGTTTGATTCAAATACAGCAGGTACATACTCTTTCAAAGTAGGTGAAGGCCAAGTTATTAAGGCTTGGGAAGAAGCCATTGTTAAAATGAAAGAAGGGGAGAAAGCGATTTGGGTTCTTCCTTCGGCTATCGGTTACGGAGAAGTAGGAAGTAGCAACGGTCCCGTCCCCATTCCAACGTATTCGCCTCTGGCTTTCGACGTTGAAGTAGTGAGGGCGCAGTAAAATAAATGAGAATCTTTTTGAAAAGCCGCTCAATTTGTGCGGCTTTTTTCATTTTTGTAGAAAACTCAAACCCACATGACACTTTGTTTTGCTACCAATAACCGCCATAAATTAGAAGAGATAAGTGCTTTGCTAGGCGATAATTTCACCTTGAAAACCCTGAAAGAGATTGGCTGCGCCGAAGAAATACCTGAAACCCGCGATACGATTGCCGGGAATGCCAATCAAAAAGCGGAATATATCTGGGAAAACTACCAGGTTTCCTGTTTTGCCGATGACACAGGTCTGGAAGTAGATGCGTTGAATGGCGAACCTGGTGTTTATTCTGCCCGATATGCCGGTGAGGAACGAAGCGCCGCAGCAAATATGAAACGGCTACTTGCCAATCTCGAAGGAAAAAAGAACCGCCAGGCGCAGTTTCGAACCGTAATTACATTAGCCCTCGATGGTGTTTACCACGACTTTGAAGGCATCGTCAGAGGCGAAATTCTGACGGAGCCAAGAGGAACTGGTGGGTTTGGT of Tellurirhabdus bombi contains these proteins:
- a CDS encoding FKBP-type peptidyl-prolyl cis-trans isomerase, with amino-acid sequence MKYQIHEDDEDTRKAKVGDVMSIHLKLKNSTDSVLRDTQKEGTPMKLILQVAPFKGSFEEGLAMLSKNDSATFYVNSDSLFSKSMQAPPPGIAKGSDIAFTVKVVDVQSEEEFTKAQAAQQEKQKGVDDKIITDYVAKNKLATKKTALGVYYVVNQAGSGANAAKGDVVKVKYTGKLLDGKVFDSSNNNPQSAAGVDFPLGAGMAIPGWEEGLTQFSKGGKGTIIIPSPLAYGDKGAGGVIPPNAVIMFDVEVVDVKKGAAAQAPGMAPGGR
- a CDS encoding FKBP-type peptidyl-prolyl cis-trans isomerase; this encodes MNGLWKQGTVVAMFALAAMQISCQPDAGEAYNSRKLRENRADIEAYINDQKLQTQQTASGLYYTITQANANGQVPKVGDQVQFLYVKSRLDGVVVDSSVTTTPGTIISNDYFYYRTGGANQPYPIGLYEGLLMLKEGERATLLMPFNLQNQNQGNLLLPAFSPARYDVRVINVRTEDEQINDYVTAQKLTNVEKTSTGLRVAMTKTYPDSAQVKTGQTVYVKYTGRLLNGTQFDSNTAGTYSFKVGEGQVIKAWEEAIVKMKEGEKAIWVLPSAIGYGEVGSSNGPVPIPTYSPLAFDVEVVRAQ
- a CDS encoding non-canonical purine NTP diphosphatase; amino-acid sequence: MTLCFATNNRHKLEEISALLGDNFTLKTLKEIGCAEEIPETRDTIAGNANQKAEYIWENYQVSCFADDTGLEVDALNGEPGVYSARYAGEERSAAANMKRLLANLEGKKNRQAQFRTVITLALDGVYHDFEGIVRGEILTEPRGTGGFGYDPLFQPLGYDRTFAEMPMDEKGTISHRGIAFAKLIAFLKSSA